One Halanaerobium hydrogeniformans genomic window, TCCATTCAGACACTCCTTTATAAATTTTAATTCTCTTTAAATTGATTAACTAGCTCTCATTTTACAATAATAAGCTGAGCATTGCAAAAATGCTTTTAATTTAACTACCTAATCTTTTTTCACTAAATTCATCGATAAGTTCTAGGACTTCATCTAATCTTGCCAGTTTTCTTAGCCATTCAGCAGGAATATCAGAATATCCATAATGAATTCCTGCCAGTCCACCTGTTACTGCTGCGACAGTATCCGTATCTTCACCTAGATTTACAGCTTTCAATACAGCATAGCTGTATGAATCAGTATTTAAGAGCACCCAGAATGCTGCTTCAAGTGTATCAACAACATAGCCTGTTGATTTGATCTCATTTTCGTTATAGTATTTAATATTTCCAGCCAAAATTCTTTTATAATATTTCAATTCTTTTTTATATGCTTCATCTTGAATAAAATCTTTTAAATGTTCTACTGTTTCTTGATAGGCATTTTTAAGCTCAGCACCCTCAATTATTCGAATAGCAAAATCAATATAAATATAACATCCCAAAATTGAACGAGGATGACTGTGGGTTAAAGAAGTGACTTCTTTTGTTTTATTAAATCTCTCTTCATTATCCGCATCTAAAAGATAAAATGCCAGTGGTAAAATTCGCATTAAAGCTCCATTCCCATTATCTCTTTCTCCACCAGCACCTGCCCTTGTTGGAGACTGACCAGCTTTAAGCCTTGATATAGATTCCCGAGTAGAGTTCCCTACATCAAAGGTTCTACCCCTAGCTGTCCAATAAGCATCATAAAGCCAGCTGACAAATTTATCGGCCTGGTCTTGAAGATCATATCCATTTATAAGTGATTCCAAAAGACAGAGAGTTAAAGAACTATCATCAGACCATGTACCAGGCGGCTGATAATAGGTTCCATAACCCCGCATTTTTTGAACAGGATCTTTTTTTAATTCTTCCCGGCTCTTAAATTCCACAGGCACACCCAGAGCATCAGCAGTTAAATGAACAATTATTCCAGCCTTAAGTTTTTCTTTAATCTTTCTAGCACTCATTTTTTCACCTTCTTAATTATTAGCTTTATTGATAACGCCTGACTACTGCAGCAATAATGACCCCATAAATAATACCAGCTAAAAATGAAACTAAATCTGTCATACCAGTTGATAGATAAAAAGCTAAAGAAACCATTAAACCGAGCAGCCCACCTTTAATCAATCCCTGGCTACCTGCTTCGATTTTAGTCAGACCGATCAAAAATCCCATGAGCAACCTATTATACCAGAGTGCAAAAAGGTATAATTCATTTCCACTAAAACCCTGTCTGATACTTCCCCCAATTATACAGATGATTCCCAGGAGTGCTCCACTAATGATTGAGATTTGCAATTTTTTATTAAACATATCAGTCTCCTCTTTCTCTATATTTCATTGATTATTATTTTTGTTTATACTATATATTTTAGGGTTAAAAATTCTAAATAAAATTGGAGTGTAAAAATCTTTAAGCAGATCAATATATTCTTTTTCTTCTACTTCTTTTCCCTGCAGAGATAAAACTTCGTATTTTTCTTTATCTTCTTCCATAATTAAGCCAATAAAATTATAATTATTTTTTAAATAAAACTTTTTTCTCTTAATTCGCTGCTTATAATTAGCTGCATCTTCATAAGGAGATTCAATATCCAAAATTA contains:
- a CDS encoding ADP-ribosylglycohydrolase family protein is translated as MSARKIKEKLKAGIIVHLTADALGVPVEFKSREELKKDPVQKMRGYGTYYQPPGTWSDDSSLTLCLLESLINGYDLQDQADKFVSWLYDAYWTARGRTFDVGNSTRESISRLKAGQSPTRAGAGGERDNGNGALMRILPLAFYLLDADNEERFNKTKEVTSLTHSHPRSILGCYIYIDFAIRIIEGAELKNAYQETVEHLKDFIQDEAYKKELKYYKRILAGNIKYYNENEIKSTGYVVDTLEAAFWVLLNTDSYSYAVLKAVNLGEDTDTVAAVTGGLAGIHYGYSDIPAEWLRKLARLDEVLELIDEFSEKRLGS